The region GCGGCATCGACCTCGGCCACGAGAGCGGTTTCTACATCGGCACCTGGGCCTCGACCATTTCGGGCGGAACCGACTTCGGCGAGCTCGAGCTCGACATCTACGGCGGCTGGAGCGGGGATATCTCCGACGGCGTCACCTTCGACATCGGCCTGCTCTACTACATCTATCCGACCGGCGATGCGCCGGGCGTCGATACCGACTATTTCGAGCCTTACGCCTCGATCTCGACCACGCTCGGCCCTGCAAGCGCCACGCTCGGCGTAGCCTATGCCTGGGACCAGGCGTCGCTCGGAGACGACGACAACCTCTATATCTACACCGATTTCGAAGTCGGCATTCCGGAAACGCCGGTCACGCTCTCGGCCCACCTCGGCTACACCGACGGTGTCTTCGCGACCGACTTCAGCGGCAACAGCTTCGATTGGGGTCTCGGCGCATCCTACGCGGTGACCGACAGCCTTTCGCTCGGCGTGAATTACGTCGACACGGAAGGCCCCTCGATCGAGGACTTCACCGACACCGGTTTCTATTTCACGCTCGCCTACAGCATGTGACAGCAGGCGGGGGGAACGCAGGAGGGGGCTCGCTGCCAGCGCAGCGGGCCCCTTTTTCATGCCGCTCAGTCGAGCGAGAAATCGACCGTCGTGACCACGCGGACCTTCTTGTAGGGCGTATCGCTCACGCCCCAGCCGCCATCGTCGCCATCGCGCGCGGAGATGGAGAAATAGCCCTGCGTCGCCTTGCGGATACTGCCGACGCCGGCGCCGCTGTCCTTGGCGAACTGTTCGGCTGCGGCGCGCGCATCCTTGGTCGCCTCGGCCACCATTTCCGGCTTGATCTCGTCGAGCTTGGTGAAGGTGTAGGACATGCCCGATCCATCCTCGAGCACGACGCCGTTGCGGACCAGTTCGACCTGCCGCTTCACCGCTGCTTGCGCGCGCTCGATGTCGCGCGTGCGCAGGGTGAGGCGCTGGCGGACGGTGTAACGCGGCACGCCGCGATCGGAATAGAACGAAACGTTCACGCCGGTAGGCTGCAGCGTATCCTCGGGAAATCCGATGGACTCAAAGAACCGCTCGATCGCCGCGCTGTCGCGGTCGACGCTCGCTTGTGCGCTCTGCAAATCGGGCGCGGTGCCCGAATAGGAAATCGTCCAGGTGGCGAGATCGGCGGTCACCTCGCGCTCGGCAAGGCCGCGCACGGTGACCGAACGGTCGGCTTCCTTCGCGCGGACCAGCCCGTCGCCGAGCAGGAATCCGCCGACGATCAGGCCGATCGCGACGATCGACGAGCTCGCCAGCCAGCGTTTCGAGATGCCCTCGCGCCAGAAAGAGGTGGCGGTTGCTTCGGTGTCGGGGGTAGGGTCGGCCATGATCATCCTCTCGTTTGCGGTGGTTCGAGTTTCGCGGCGCGACCCGGGGCTCTTTCTGCGACGAGTGCGATGAACTGTGCTTGAATAGCGATGAATGGAGTTTGTCAGCCGTGGTGAAATACCTTCACAGCATGATCCGCGTGAGCGATCCGGACGCGACGGTCCGCTTTTTCAACCTCATCGGGCTCGAGGAAGTGCGCCGCTTCGATGTCGAGGCCGGGCGCTTCACGCTCATCTTCATGGCCGCTCCGGGGCAGGAGGGTGTTGCCGAGGTCGAGCTGACCTACAACTGGCCGCCGGAAGACGGAAGCGCGCCGGAAGATTACGACGGCGGACGCAATTTCGGCCACCTCGCCTACCGGGTGGAGAATATCTACGAGACCTGCCAGCGGCTGATGGATGCGGGCGTGACGATCAATCGCCCGCCGCGCGACGGTCACATGGCGTTCGTCCGGTCGCCCGACGGGATCAGCGTCGAACTGCTGCAGGAGGGCAATTTGCCGCCGCAGGAGCCCTGGGCGAGCATGGAAAACACCGGCAGCTGGTAATCGAAGGGGCGGGTTCGGGCGCGGTTACGGAGTAACCGGCTCCGGCTCGACCTCTTCGGGGTGCGACGTCGTCATGCGCAGGATGACGTAGCCGAGGATCGCCGAGATCAGCGAACCGCCGAGGATGCCGATCTTCGCTTCGTCGATCAGCGTGCGGTCGCCGGTGAAGGCGAGGCCGCTGATGAAGAGCGACATGGTGAAACCGATCCCGCACAGGATGGTGACGCCCCAGATCTCGATCCAGTTGGCCCGCTCTGGTGCCTTGGCGATGCCGAGCTTCACCGAGGCGACGATGATGCCGAAGATGCCCAGCTGTTTGCCGATCACCAGGCCGGCGGCAATGGCGAGCGGCAGCGGCGCGAGCACTTCGTTGATCGTCATGCCCGACAGGTTCACGCCTGCATTGGCAAATCCGAATACCGGCACGACGAGATAGGCGCTCCACGGTGCGAGGCCATGCTCGAGCTTTTCGAGCATCGAGTGGCCGTCGCTGTTGCGCATCGGGATGGTCAGAGCGGCGACGACGCCCGCGATGGTCGCGTGGACCCCGGAGAACAATACGCAGATCCACAGCACCAGCGCGACGAGGATGAACGGCCAGATGCGGTTCACGCCGAAGCGGTTCATGCCGACCATGATGGCGAATACGCCGACCGAGGCAGCGAGCCACATCATCTTGATGCCAGCGGTGTAGAAGGCCGCGATCACCAGCACCGCGCCGATATCGTCGACGATGGCGACGGTCAGCAGGAACAGGCGCAGCGAGGCCGGTACGCGGTTGCCGAGCAGGCCGAGCACGCCCATCGCGAAGGCGATGTCGGTCGCGGCCGGGATCGCCCAGCCGCGGGTCAGCGGGCTGCCCATGCCGACGACGATCACGAAGATGATTGCCGGGACGGCCATGCCCGCAATTGCTGCGAGTACCGGAAGTCGCCGCTGTTCCGGCGAGGCCAGTTGCCCGACGATAAGTTCGCGCTTCACTTCGAGGCCGACGACGAAGAAGAAGATCGCCATCAAGCCGTCGTTGATCCACAGGTGCAGGTCCTTGAGCTTGGCGATGGGGGTCCATGCCAGCTCTCCGTAGAACAACGCTTCGTACTCGCCGGCGAGCGGTGAATTGGCAGCCAGCATGGCGGCTGCGGCAACGAGGATCAGCAGGACGCCGGCAGAAGCATCGCTGACGAACAGCGAGCGGACCGGCGCGATAAGGCGGACGATGCGTGAACGAGGTTGAACCATGGTTGTGGCCCCTTTTTAGGAAATATTCGCGCGTTGCAAGGCCCAGCTTGGTTGGTTAGACCTCTTTTTCGAGGGGGTTGGGTCGCACATGACATTCAGGGGGTTTTCCGCGGGCGAGTGGCTCGTGTTGCTGCAGCACGAGCTATTGCTTTTTGCGGCGGTGTTTTTCCTGCTTGGTGCGCTGGACGAGTTTGCGGTCGATCTCGGCTGGCTCTGGCTGAAGCTGACGGGACGCGCGCGAACCCCGGTCATCTCCGAAACGCTCGCCCCCGGGCCGCTCTGCGGCAGGGCGGCGGTGTTCATCCCCGCATGGCAGGAAGAGGCGGTGATCGGCGCCACCATCCGGCACGCGCTCGCCGCTTGGCCGCAGGATGACATGCGGCTTTATGTCGGTTGCTACTTCAACGATGCTCCCACGATTGCGAAAGTAATCGAGGCTGCCGGAAGCGACGGCCGGGTGCGGCTGGTGATCAACGATACTGCCGGTCCGACGACCAAGGCCGATTGCCTCAACCGGCTCTACGCGGCGCTGTCGCAGGACGAGGCGCGCTCCGGCGATAAGGCGCGGATGGTAGTGCTGCACGATGCCGAGGACATGGTCGATCCCGCTGCTCTGGCGATCCTCGACCGGGCGATGGACACTGCAGAACTCGTCCAGCTCCCCGTCCTGCCGACTGCGCAGCGTGGTTCTCGCTGGATCGGCAGCCACTACGCGGAGGAATTTGCCGAGGCCCATGGAAAGGCAATGGTCGTGCGCGACGCGATCGGGGCGGGCATGCCGCTTGCCGGGGTCGGATGCGCCGTCGCGCGCGATGCGCTCGAGCGTCTGGCCGAGAACAATGGCACCGATCGTCCGTTCGCGACCGACAGCCTGACCGAAGACTACGAACTCGGACTTGGTCTTGCGGAACTGGGCGCACGCAGCCGCTTCCTGCGCTTTCGCCACGCGGACGGCTGGCTGGTCGCGACCCGCGCCTGTTTTCCTTCAACGCTCGAGACGAGCATCCGCCAGAAGACGCGCTGGGTGCACGGCATTTCGCTGCAAGGGTGGGACCGGCTCGGCTGGCGACTGTCGCCGGCGGAGTTCTGGATGCGCCTGCGCGACCGAAGAGGCCCGATGGCCGCGCTCGTGCTCGGCGTTGCCTATGCGCTGATCGTGCTGACCGGAGCGCTCTGGTCGCTGAGTGCTGCCGGACTGATCGAGCCTGTCGCGCTGTCCCCGCTGGTCAAATGGCTGCTCGCTGCAAACCTCGGCGCGTTCCTCTGGCGCGCCGTATGCCGCTTTGCCTTCACCACGCGGGAATACGGGGCGAGGGAGGGGCTGCGCGCGGTGCTGCGCATTCCGCTCGCTAACGTCATCGCCATCCTGGCCGGGCGGCGCGCGTTCCAGGCCTATCTGCGCTCGCTCACCGGGCAGAAGCCGCGCTGGGACAAGACCGAACATTACCTCCATCCCGCCCGCGATCTGCCGGAGGCATTCGCATGAGCGCGCCGGGAGCAACCGGTCGCCGGGGCGGGCCGATTGCAGCCTTGCTCGTCATAGCCCTGCTGTGGATCGGCGGGCGTGCGCTTTTGTGGGAGTCGCCCTTTCCGCTGGCGAGCGAACTGGTCGAGCAAGTGATGCCTCGCATTGCGGGCGCGGCTGTGACCGAAGATCCGCCGCGCGTTGAGAAGGCGGTTGCCTCTGAAACACCAAGTGATCTGGGCGAGCGCTGGCCGATGGTTCGCACAGAGGTCGAACCCCTGGTCCTCGAAGAGCGCGAGCCTTTGCGTGCCAGTTCCCCGAGCCGCGTCGAGACCTTTGCAAGCCACCAGGTCATGTGGCTCGCCGGCATGTCGCGTATTGGCGTGCCGGAGGATGTTGCGGCGCTGATCCGGGCGAGGGCTTCCGAGCCGCAGACAGCCCGCACGATCTTGCCCGCGGCATCTCCGCTTGCGCCCAAGCCGCTCGACCGATGGGCGTTCGACGGCTGGCTGCTCTACCGCCCCGGCTCGCAGCCGCTTCCGACTGGCGGTGCGGCAACGCCTTCCTATGGCGGCAGCCAGGCGGGCGGCGTCTTGAGCTATCGGCTCGCACCGGCAAGCGCGATGCGCCCGGCTGCCATGCTGCGGATCAATTCGGCGCTCGCGGGGCCGCGCGACGAGCAGGCGGCGGTAGGACTATCGCTTCGCCCGCTTGCCGACATTCCGCTCCGCGCACAGGCCGAGATGCGGCTCGTACGCAGCGATGGGGGCATCGCGACGCGGCCGGCAGTATTGGTGGTCAGCGAACTTCCCCCGGTCGAGTTGCCGCTCGGCACACGGGCGGACGCCTATGTCCAGGCAGGCTATGTCGGCGGGGCCGATGCCACCGGTTTCGTAGACGGTTCGGCAAAGCTGACGCGCGAAATTGCTGATTTCGACCTTGCCAAGCTCAGCGCTGGAGCAGGCGCATGGGGCGGGGCACAGAAGGGCGTGGCGCGGCTCGATGTCGGGCCGAGCGCCAATCTCGACCTGAGGCTCGGATCGGTCCCGGCGCGCGTTTCGCTCGACTTCCGCCATCGTGTTGCCGGCAATGCAGAGTCGCAATCTGGCATCGCTCTCACGCTTTCGACCGGATTCTGAAACGACTCGTCTTTTAACCGCCACTTCGCTCGTTTAGGGGCGGAACATGGACGTCTACCTCCCCATTGCGAACCTCTCGGTCAACGGGCTGGTTATCGTCCTGCTCGGAGGGCTGACGGGCATCCTGTCGGGCCTGTTCGGGGTAGGCGGGGGATTCCTGACGACCCCGCTGCTCATTTTCTACGGCGTGCCGCCTACCGTCGCAGCCGCTTCCGCCTCGACTCAGGTCACCGGCGCGAGCGTTTCGGGCGTCTTCGCGCATCGCAGGCGCGGCGGGGTCGACTACAAGATCGGCGGCGTGACCGTGGGCGGGGGCGTGTTCGGCGCAGCGATCGGCGCGCTGCTGTTCCGCTTCCTGCAATCGATCGGCCAGATCGATGTTGTCATCAACGTGCTCTACGTCCTGATGCTCGGCGTGATCGGATCGCTGATGATGCGCGAGGCGATCCAGACCCTGCGCCCGCCCAAACAGGGCGAGGTGCGCAAGGCGAAGAAGCGGCGGCACCACCCGCTGGTCACCGCCTTGCCGCTGCGCTGGCGGTTCTATCGCTCGGGCCTCTACATTTCTCCGCTCGCGCCGTTCCTGCTCGGCGTCTGCGTCGGCATCCTGACGATGCTGATGGGCGTCGGCGGCGGCTTCATCCTCGTGCCTGCAATGCTCTACATCCTCGGGATGAGCGCGAATGTCGTGGTCGGCACCTCGCTGTTCCAGATCCTCTTCGTGACCATGGCGACGACCATGATGCACGCGCTGACGACGCAGGCGGTCGACATCGTGCTCGCCGCACTGCTGCTGTTCGGATCGGTCACCGGCGCCCAGATCGGCACGCAGATCGCGCAGAAGGCGAAGCCGGAACTGCTGCGCCTCGTGCTCGCCGCCATCGTTCTCGCCGTTGCGCTGCGCATGCTTTACGGCCTCGGCGTGCAGCCGGACGAGATCTACACGGTGACCTCGCTATGAGGAGGCTGCTGCTCCTCCTTGCTTGCTTCTTCGCATTGACCGCACAGCGCGATCCGATCCTCGTGCCCGAAGTGTCGCAGGACGAAGTGCAGGTGCGCCAGGGCTTCACAGGCACCGAGCTATTGCTGTTCGGCGCGATCCTCGATCCCTCGGGCGACCAGGCGGCGACCGACTACGATATCGTCGTCGTCCTCAAGGGACCGACCGAACCGATCCGCGTGCGCGAGAAGGAACAGATCGGCGGCATCTGGATGAATGCCGAAAGCACCGACTTCCGCTCCGCGCCATCCTATTTCGCGGTCGCCTCGTCCAGTCCGATCGACGAGATCGTCGACGACCGTACCGCAGCGATTTACGAACTCGGCACGCGCTTCATCCAGCTTTCCCCTAGCGGGGCCATCGATCCGGAAGAACAGGCACGCTTCACCGCCGGCCTCGTCGACCTGCGCGAACGCCAGGGCCTCTACAAGGAAGACATGGAGGGCGTGAAAATCAGCGAGCAGGTGCTTTACCAGGCGCGTATCGCCCTGCCGAGCAATGTGACGACCGGCACCTATACCGCCGAGACCTTCGCCATCGCGCGCGGGCGCGTGATCGCCTCGGCAGTCGCCCGGGTCGAAGTTCGCAAGGT is a window of Erythrobacter sp. HKB08 DNA encoding:
- a CDS encoding TorF family putative porin; the protein is MLTSVRGLKAATFLAGGALFATPALANETVAEVDSADDAAVEAAIAIVAETEAEIAAPVILPIEGEVIVTRASEPAVESESKLGGESGFELSGNVALVTDYRFRGVSFSDGDIALQGGIDLGHESGFYIGTWASTISGGTDFGELELDIYGGWSGDISDGVTFDIGLLYYIYPTGDAPGVDTDYFEPYASISTTLGPASATLGVAYAWDQASLGDDDNLYIYTDFEVGIPETPVTLSAHLGYTDGVFATDFSGNSFDWGLGASYAVTDSLSLGVNYVDTEGPSIEDFTDTGFYFTLAYSM
- a CDS encoding SIMPL domain-containing protein, with amino-acid sequence MADPTPDTEATATSFWREGISKRWLASSSIVAIGLIVGGFLLGDGLVRAKEADRSVTVRGLAEREVTADLATWTISYSGTAPDLQSAQASVDRDSAAIERFFESIGFPEDTLQPTGVNVSFYSDRGVPRYTVRQRLTLRTRDIERAQAAVKRQVELVRNGVVLEDGSGMSYTFTKLDEIKPEMVAEATKDARAAAEQFAKDSGAGVGSIRKATQGYFSISARDGDDGGWGVSDTPYKKVRVVTTVDFSLD
- a CDS encoding VOC family protein encodes the protein MVKYLHSMIRVSDPDATVRFFNLIGLEEVRRFDVEAGRFTLIFMAAPGQEGVAEVELTYNWPPEDGSAPEDYDGGRNFGHLAYRVENIYETCQRLMDAGVTINRPPRDGHMAFVRSPDGISVELLQEGNLPPQEPWASMENTGSW
- the nhaA gene encoding Na+/H+ antiporter NhaA; its protein translation is MVQPRSRIVRLIAPVRSLFVSDASAGVLLILVAAAAMLAANSPLAGEYEALFYGELAWTPIAKLKDLHLWINDGLMAIFFFVVGLEVKRELIVGQLASPEQRRLPVLAAIAGMAVPAIIFVIVVGMGSPLTRGWAIPAATDIAFAMGVLGLLGNRVPASLRLFLLTVAIVDDIGAVLVIAAFYTAGIKMMWLAASVGVFAIMVGMNRFGVNRIWPFILVALVLWICVLFSGVHATIAGVVAALTIPMRNSDGHSMLEKLEHGLAPWSAYLVVPVFGFANAGVNLSGMTINEVLAPLPLAIAAGLVIGKQLGIFGIIVASVKLGIAKAPERANWIEIWGVTILCGIGFTMSLFISGLAFTGDRTLIDEAKIGILGGSLISAILGYVILRMTTSHPEEVEPEPVTP
- a CDS encoding glycosyl transferase family protein, whose translation is MTFRGFSAGEWLVLLQHELLLFAAVFFLLGALDEFAVDLGWLWLKLTGRARTPVISETLAPGPLCGRAAVFIPAWQEEAVIGATIRHALAAWPQDDMRLYVGCYFNDAPTIAKVIEAAGSDGRVRLVINDTAGPTTKADCLNRLYAALSQDEARSGDKARMVVLHDAEDMVDPAALAILDRAMDTAELVQLPVLPTAQRGSRWIGSHYAEEFAEAHGKAMVVRDAIGAGMPLAGVGCAVARDALERLAENNGTDRPFATDSLTEDYELGLGLAELGARSRFLRFRHADGWLVATRACFPSTLETSIRQKTRWVHGISLQGWDRLGWRLSPAEFWMRLRDRRGPMAALVLGVAYALIVLTGALWSLSAAGLIEPVALSPLVKWLLAANLGAFLWRAVCRFAFTTREYGAREGLRAVLRIPLANVIAILAGRRAFQAYLRSLTGQKPRWDKTEHYLHPARDLPEAFA
- a CDS encoding sulfite exporter TauE/SafE family protein; the encoded protein is MDVYLPIANLSVNGLVIVLLGGLTGILSGLFGVGGGFLTTPLLIFYGVPPTVAAASASTQVTGASVSGVFAHRRRGGVDYKIGGVTVGGGVFGAAIGALLFRFLQSIGQIDVVINVLYVLMLGVIGSLMMREAIQTLRPPKQGEVRKAKKRRHHPLVTALPLRWRFYRSGLYISPLAPFLLGVCVGILTMLMGVGGGFILVPAMLYILGMSANVVVGTSLFQILFVTMATTMMHALTTQAVDIVLAALLLFGSVTGAQIGTQIAQKAKPELLRLVLAAIVLAVALRMLYGLGVQPDEIYTVTSL
- a CDS encoding TIGR02186 family protein; translated protein: MRRLLLLLACFFALTAQRDPILVPEVSQDEVQVRQGFTGTELLLFGAILDPSGDQAATDYDIVVVLKGPTEPIRVREKEQIGGIWMNAESTDFRSAPSYFAVASSSPIDEIVDDRTAAIYELGTRFIQLSPSGAIDPEEQARFTAGLVDLRERQGLYKEDMEGVKISEQVLYQARIALPSNVTTGTYTAETFAIARGRVIASAVARVEVRKVGFERFVEVFSQRQSFFYGLLAVGLSIFMGWMAGRLFALV